In Nocardioides dokdonensis FR1436, the following are encoded in one genomic region:
- a CDS encoding fluoride efflux transporter FluC — MSPPASSGASTGASPGVPHGASALAAVAIGGASGAVLRWSIGAAAPGGDAVLAVTLVVNVVGSFALAALPALPAVRRRALLEVGLGPGLLGGFTTLSAASEQTRSLLDAGRVLSAAGYVALTLVASLAAVALARHWSAPRAAVER; from the coding sequence GTGAGCCCGCCTGCCTCCTCCGGCGCGTCGACCGGCGCTTCCCCCGGTGTCCCGCACGGGGCATCAGCCCTCGCGGCGGTCGCGATCGGTGGGGCGAGCGGTGCGGTGCTGCGCTGGTCGATCGGCGCCGCCGCCCCCGGCGGTGACGCGGTGCTCGCGGTCACCCTGGTCGTCAACGTGGTGGGGTCCTTCGCGCTGGCGGCCCTGCCCGCCCTGCCCGCCGTACGCCGACGCGCGCTGCTGGAGGTCGGTCTCGGACCCGGCCTGCTCGGCGGGTTCACGACGCTGTCGGCGGCCTCGGAGCAGACCAGGTCGCTCCTCGACGCGGGCCGGGTGCTGTCCGCCGCCGGCTACGTGGCGCTGACGCTCGTGGCGTCCCTGGCCGCCGTCGCCCTGGCGCGGCACTGGTCGGCCCCCCGTGCGGCGGTGGAGCGGTGA
- a CDS encoding fluoride efflux transporter FluC — protein sequence MTLLLVGVGGAVGAALRWWLGVRLDGVRLPLGTLLANLAGSLLLGLFVGLALRGHALALLGTGFCGALSTYSSFAVQAHDRGRRAAAYVVVTVLGSLLLCTLGFVVGAGR from the coding sequence GTGACCCTGCTCCTCGTCGGTGTCGGCGGCGCCGTCGGCGCGGCGCTGCGCTGGTGGCTCGGCGTCCGGCTGGACGGGGTCCGGCTGCCGCTCGGCACGCTGCTGGCGAACCTGGCCGGCTCGCTGCTGCTGGGGCTGTTCGTGGGCCTGGCGCTGCGCGGACACGCGCTGGCGCTGCTGGGCACCGGCTTCTGCGGTGCGTTGAGCACCTACTCCTCGTTCGCGGTCCAGGCCCACGACCGCGGCCGCCGGGCGGCGGCGTACGTGGTCGTGACGGTGCTGGGCTCGCTGCTGCTCTGCACGCTGGGCTTCGTGGTGGGCGCCGGCCGGTGA
- a CDS encoding metallopeptidase family protein, giving the protein MPLDPSDPLVTDPARFDALVDAALDEIPEELSSLVRNVVVLVEEEPPPEEPRDLLGLYDGVAMTQRDSWSPPGLPDRIFLYRGPLLDLCDTADELAHEVRITVVHEIAHHFGIDDARLHDLGYA; this is encoded by the coding sequence GTGCCCCTGGACCCCTCCGACCCGCTGGTGACGGACCCGGCCCGCTTCGATGCGCTGGTCGACGCCGCCCTCGACGAGATCCCCGAGGAGCTCTCCTCCCTGGTGCGCAACGTCGTGGTGCTGGTGGAGGAGGAGCCGCCGCCCGAGGAGCCTCGGGACCTGCTCGGTCTCTACGACGGGGTGGCGATGACCCAGCGCGACTCCTGGTCTCCCCCCGGGCTGCCGGACCGGATCTTCCTCTACCGCGGCCCGCTGCTGGACCTCTGCGACACCGCGGACGAGCTCGCGCACGAGGTGCGGATCACCGTGGTGCACGAGATCGCGCACCACTTCGGCATCGACGACGCCCGGTTGCACGACCTCGGCTACGCCTGA
- a CDS encoding formylglycine-generating enzyme family protein, with amino-acid sequence MSDSRPAPCCVPAQRAAPAPARARHADDVAARPRSTRGQVLVPAGSFAMGDAFDEGYAADGETPVHEVQVAAFRMDATAVTNVAFATFCKDTGYVTQAEELGVSAVFHLAYEGDRRDVLHPVAEAPWWWAVRGASWRHPGGPASSIQARQNHPVVHVTWHDAVAYCAWAGKRLPTEAEWEYAARGGLAGARFAWGDELTPRGRWQCNIWQGDFPRANTEDDGHLATAPVRTYRANGHGLWQTAGNVWEWCSDWFDPAYYRVSPVVDPRGPDSGSARVVRGGSYLCHDSYCHRYRVAARSSSTPDSASGNMGFRCANDAD; translated from the coding sequence GTGAGCGACTCCCGACCCGCACCGTGCTGCGTGCCCGCCCAGCGGGCCGCCCCTGCTCCCGCACGGGCCCGCCACGCGGACGACGTCGCCGCCCGCCCCCGCAGCACGCGCGGCCAGGTGCTGGTCCCGGCGGGGAGCTTCGCGATGGGCGACGCCTTCGACGAGGGGTACGCCGCCGACGGGGAGACCCCGGTGCACGAGGTGCAGGTCGCGGCCTTCCGGATGGACGCGACGGCCGTGACCAACGTGGCGTTCGCGACGTTCTGCAAGGACACCGGCTACGTCACCCAGGCGGAGGAGCTCGGCGTGTCGGCGGTCTTCCACCTCGCCTACGAGGGGGACCGCCGCGACGTGCTGCACCCGGTGGCGGAGGCGCCCTGGTGGTGGGCGGTCCGGGGCGCCTCGTGGCGCCACCCGGGCGGCCCGGCCTCGAGCATCCAGGCTCGCCAGAACCACCCGGTCGTGCACGTCACCTGGCACGACGCCGTGGCCTACTGCGCCTGGGCCGGCAAGCGGCTGCCGACCGAGGCCGAGTGGGAGTACGCCGCACGCGGCGGGCTGGCCGGGGCCCGCTTCGCGTGGGGCGACGAGCTCACGCCGCGCGGCCGGTGGCAGTGCAACATCTGGCAGGGCGACTTCCCCCGGGCCAACACCGAGGACGACGGTCACCTGGCTACAGCGCCGGTCAGGACCTACCGGGCCAACGGGCACGGGCTGTGGCAGACCGCGGGCAACGTCTGGGAGTGGTGCTCGGACTGGTTCGACCCGGCGTACTACCGCGTCAGCCCGGTCGTGGATCCGCGCGGACCGGACAGCGGCAGTGCCCGGGTGGTGCGCGGAGGCTCGTACCTGTGCCACGACTCCTACTGCCACCGCTACCGCGTGGCCGCCCGTTCGAGCAGCACCCCGGACTCCGCCAGCGGCAACATGGGCTTCCGGTGCGCCAACGACGCGGACTGA
- a CDS encoding SDR family NAD(P)-dependent oxidoreductase: MSGASGTGRVALVTGGSKGVGQGIAVGLAEAGWTVHVSGRDEARLAGTVARVHAAGGQGRAWRCEHTDDGAVAALVRGVAAASGSLDLLVNNAWAGPRMDHARPARLWERPLSDWDSLIGIGLRAHFVALHAAAPLMIEQGSGLVVNISSVGARAYLHSTLYGMSKAALDKMTLDAALELRPLGVSVLSLWPGLVRTEQLLASGVQDIAGVAVSDAETPELQGRVLAALAADPDLHARTGQAVITAELAQEYAVAEPDGGRPVSPRGMFGGGPVFGPLPPA, encoded by the coding sequence GTGAGCGGGGCCAGCGGCACCGGGCGGGTCGCGCTGGTCACCGGCGGCAGCAAGGGCGTCGGCCAGGGCATCGCTGTCGGGCTGGCCGAGGCCGGGTGGACCGTGCACGTCTCGGGACGTGACGAGGCGCGGCTGGCCGGCACCGTCGCGCGGGTCCACGCCGCCGGCGGCCAGGGACGGGCGTGGCGCTGCGAGCACACCGACGACGGCGCCGTCGCCGCCCTCGTGCGGGGTGTCGCCGCCGCGTCCGGGAGCCTCGACCTGCTGGTCAACAACGCCTGGGCCGGGCCGCGGATGGACCACGCGCGGCCCGCGAGGCTGTGGGAGCGCCCGCTCTCGGACTGGGACTCCCTGATCGGCATCGGCCTGCGCGCCCACTTCGTCGCCCTGCACGCAGCGGCACCGCTGATGATCGAGCAGGGCAGCGGGCTGGTCGTCAACATCTCCTCCGTGGGCGCCCGCGCCTACCTGCACTCCACGCTCTACGGCATGTCCAAGGCGGCCCTGGACAAGATGACCCTCGATGCCGCCCTGGAGCTGCGACCGCTGGGGGTGAGCGTGCTCTCGCTGTGGCCGGGCCTGGTCCGCACCGAGCAGCTGCTGGCCAGCGGGGTCCAGGACATCGCCGGGGTGGCCGTCAGCGACGCCGAGACCCCGGAGCTGCAGGGTCGGGTGCTGGCGGCGCTGGCCGCCGACCCGGACCTGCACGCGCGCACCGGTCAGGCAGTGATCACCGCCGAGCTGGCCCAGGAGTACGCCGTCGCGGAGCCCGACGGGGGACGACCGGTCTCGCCGCGCGGGATGTTCGGCGGCGGCCCGGTCTTCGGGCCACTGCCGCCCGCCTAG
- a CDS encoding nuclear transport factor 2 family protein has product MTPTLEQRIARLEAIEAIKVLKHRYLRACDHKDPEGFRAAFVARGAVVDYGPKIGRFEDADGVTEVYRRMALQRREGAYVVLDMHHGLHPDIEVLSGTEARGRWTLRFRQVTLADRMERVSTIEYDDRYVVEDGAWRISSCHVRTLWTLATPLAEGADITETLS; this is encoded by the coding sequence ATGACCCCCACCCTGGAACAGCGCATCGCCCGGCTCGAGGCGATCGAGGCCATCAAGGTGCTGAAGCACCGCTACCTGCGGGCCTGCGACCACAAGGACCCCGAGGGCTTCCGGGCCGCGTTCGTGGCCCGGGGCGCCGTCGTGGACTACGGGCCGAAGATCGGGCGCTTCGAGGACGCCGACGGCGTCACCGAGGTCTACCGGCGGATGGCGCTGCAGCGCCGGGAGGGCGCCTACGTGGTGCTCGACATGCACCACGGCCTGCACCCCGACATCGAGGTCCTGTCCGGGACCGAGGCGCGCGGGCGGTGGACGCTGCGGTTCCGCCAGGTCACCCTGGCCGACCGGATGGAGCGGGTCAGCACCATCGAGTACGACGACCGCTACGTGGTCGAGGACGGTGCGTGGCGCATCAGCTCCTGCCACGTGCGCACCCTCTGGACGCTGGCGACGCCGCTGGCCGAGGGCGCCGACATCACGGAGACCCTGTCGTGA
- a CDS encoding ArsA family ATPase, with amino-acid sequence MSAPATGPGPRVLFVSGKGGVGKTSVAAATALARARAGQRVLLVSTDPAHNLGHVWDRTLGDDPVRVVSCPGGGHVDGVEIDPAATVERHLRAVGTTLRRLLPERLHAAAEQHLALAREAPGTHESAVLERVAEAVEDGLTSHDTVVFDTAPTGHTLRLMALPEQLSAWTGTLLANRDRADRFGAALRGLGGGPAREVDRDAELRRVLVARRRRLGGLRDAVQDPATTSFLLVLTAERLPVAETLELHRQLVALGIDVGGLVVNRRSPADAGDLLAQRRRVEDTHLVAVRAALADVPLLEVPLLPGDLVGEAALGVLADALTRARTAGAAEGA; translated from the coding sequence CGGCGTCGGCAAGACCTCGGTCGCCGCCGCGACGGCGCTCGCCCGCGCCCGTGCCGGACAGCGGGTGCTGCTGGTCTCCACCGATCCCGCGCACAACCTCGGTCACGTCTGGGACCGCACCCTGGGCGACGATCCGGTGCGGGTGGTCTCCTGCCCCGGGGGTGGGCACGTGGACGGGGTGGAGATCGACCCGGCGGCCACCGTGGAGCGGCACCTCCGCGCGGTCGGCACCACCCTGCGGCGCCTGCTGCCGGAGCGGTTGCACGCCGCGGCCGAGCAGCACCTGGCGCTGGCTCGCGAGGCACCGGGCACCCACGAGTCGGCGGTGCTGGAGCGGGTCGCCGAGGCGGTCGAGGACGGCTTGACCAGCCACGACACAGTCGTCTTCGACACCGCGCCCACGGGTCACACGCTGCGCCTGATGGCCCTGCCCGAGCAGCTGAGCGCCTGGACCGGGACCCTGCTGGCCAACCGCGATCGCGCCGACCGCTTCGGCGCGGCCCTGCGGGGTCTGGGCGGCGGCCCCGCACGGGAGGTCGACCGCGACGCCGAGCTGCGCCGGGTGCTGGTCGCGCGACGTCGCCGTCTCGGCGGGCTGCGCGACGCCGTCCAGGACCCCGCCACGACCTCGTTCCTCCTGGTGCTCACCGCGGAGCGGCTTCCGGTCGCGGAGACCCTCGAGCTGCACCGCCAGCTGGTCGCGCTGGGCATCGACGTCGGCGGCCTCGTCGTCAACCGCCGCTCCCCGGCCGACGCCGGCGACCTGCTCGCTCAACGCCGACGGGTCGAGGACACGCACCTGGTCGCGGTGCGGGCCGCCCTGGCCGACGTACCGCTGCTCGAGGTGCCGCTGCTGCCCGGCGATCTGGTGGGGGAGGCCGCTCTCGGCGTCCTGGCCGACGCGCTGACCCGGGCGCGGACGGCCGGCGCGGCCGAGGGGGCCTGA